From a single Phalacrocorax aristotelis chromosome 1, bGulAri2.1, whole genome shotgun sequence genomic region:
- the SMIM30 gene encoding small integral membrane protein 30, protein MPSTENTSKLFLVLVSLLLVLPVVEALDAGDTIAFLLGLAVSVVGFCACLGLYARKRNGQQ, encoded by the coding sequence ATGCCTTCCACCGAGAACACCTCAAAACTTTTCCTGGTCCTCGTTTcattgctgctggtgctgccggTAGTTGAAGCCCTGGACGCAGGAGATACCATCGCCTTCCTACTAGGCCTCGCTGTCAGTGTCGTCGGATTCTGTGCCTGCCTTGGCTTGTACGCAAGGAAAAGGAATGGGCAGCAATGA